Proteins encoded within one genomic window of Deltaproteobacteria bacterium:
- a CDS encoding HD domain-containing protein, translating to MKERNSYEDWSGFLSVLLEEAEPYLKVRGDLLHVRVSHRYALMLMEKEGGDKRIIEPAVLLHDVGWSCLSPEELSHAYGARAVGAEAKRLNRIHEREGAEIAARILTKHGYDPKLIETIRRIIERHDSSLSVSSVEDAIVKDADKLWRFSGEGFWVEIERQGLEPEELYLYLGKRIDSWFFTPTGRILSKEEWERRGEEVRSGREKRGGL from the coding sequence ATGAAGGAAAGAAATTCATATGAGGATTGGTCCGGCTTCCTTTCGGTACTCCTCGAAGAAGCGGAGCCTTATTTGAAGGTCAGGGGGGATCTTCTTCATGTCCGTGTTTCCCACCGTTATGCTCTCATGCTGATGGAAAAGGAGGGCGGGGACAAGCGTATCATCGAGCCCGCCGTTCTGCTGCATGATGTGGGATGGTCATGCTTGAGTCCCGAAGAACTATCCCATGCTTACGGGGCGCGGGCTGTCGGGGCGGAGGCCAAGAGGTTGAACCGGATACACGAGAGGGAAGGGGCCGAGATCGCGGCTCGTATTCTCACAAAGCATGGATACGACCCCAAGTTGATCGAGACGATACGGCGTATCATCGAACGGCACGATTCGTCTCTTTCGGTATCATCCGTTGAAGATGCGATCGTAAAGGACGCGGATAAGCTTTGGCGCTTTTCAGGGGAAGGTTTTTGGGTGGAAATCGAGCGGCAGGGCCTGGAGCCGGAAGAATTATACCTATACCTCGGAAAGCGTATCGATTCCTGGTTTTTTACTCCAACCGGCCGGATCCTTTCCAAAGAAGAATGGGAGAGGAGAGGAGAAGAAGTGCGGTCCGGTCGGGAAAAAAGGGGTGGGCTCTGA
- a CDS encoding NAD(P)/FAD-dependent oxidoreductase, producing MAEYDGIVIGAGPNGLLVAAYLAKAGQRILLLERRFEMGGGLCSEHITIPTFIHNTHAIYIPMVDYAPFFQDFKYEMETLYDLKFIFPDPVMSLSLLDGRSLCIHQDPERTAKSIAQFSEKDARTYVKAAARFKEYMDLFIAPATYSPPHPAMEAMTKMQNHEIGRDLQALQAMSPKSIVEELFENEHVRTLFLYASTMWGLDYDLEGLGFLVPLYINRAANYRLVVGGSHHLAHLMSKVIYRNGGMIIGPKPVTRIVLENGRAKGVETEDGYYYEAEKFIVSTLNPHQTFLDLVGEENLEAALVTRIKDWKWEKSSFFHVHTALFEAPRFKAADKNPEVAGSFIHLFGYESYEELIAHQDAIKRGELRDSGFNSCFPTLHDPSQAPPGKHTGLISCHAPYHLADGGADRWYDIRDEIAERCLAKLRQYVPNVNEETIMWRYITTPKDIHNKFVDMREGSYKQGAYLPLQMGYLRPNEHCAEYATPIKDLYICGSCTYPGGTVLLANGYNAANRIAEDYGIEKWWKKPESIIRAEELGLL from the coding sequence ATGGCTGAATACGATGGAATTGTCATAGGTGCCGGACCCAACGGTCTCCTGGTCGCTGCCTACCTCGCAAAAGCAGGCCAGAGAATCCTCTTGCTGGAACGGCGGTTCGAGATGGGAGGGGGGTTGTGCTCGGAACACATAACGATTCCGACCTTCATCCACAACACCCACGCCATTTATATCCCCATGGTGGACTATGCCCCCTTTTTCCAGGACTTCAAGTACGAGATGGAAACCCTCTACGACCTGAAATTCATCTTCCCGGACCCGGTGATGTCACTGTCCCTCCTGGACGGCCGTTCGCTTTGCATTCATCAGGATCCCGAACGAACTGCCAAATCCATAGCCCAGTTCTCCGAGAAAGACGCCCGGACCTACGTGAAGGCCGCGGCACGGTTCAAGGAATACATGGACCTCTTCATCGCCCCTGCGACTTACTCTCCGCCACATCCGGCCATGGAGGCCATGACCAAGATGCAAAACCACGAGATCGGACGAGATCTCCAGGCGTTACAGGCCATGTCTCCCAAGAGCATCGTGGAGGAACTCTTCGAAAACGAACATGTCCGGACCCTCTTTCTGTACGCCTCTACCATGTGGGGCCTCGACTACGACCTGGAGGGCCTGGGCTTTCTCGTTCCGCTCTATATCAATCGAGCGGCCAACTACCGCCTGGTGGTGGGCGGCAGCCACCACTTGGCCCATCTCATGAGCAAGGTCATTTACAGGAACGGAGGCATGATCATCGGGCCCAAGCCGGTGACCCGGATCGTCCTGGAGAACGGCCGGGCCAAGGGCGTGGAGACTGAGGACGGCTACTATTACGAGGCCGAAAAATTCATCGTCAGCACCCTGAATCCCCACCAGACCTTCCTGGATCTCGTGGGAGAGGAAAACCTTGAAGCGGCCCTGGTGACCCGGATCAAGGACTGGAAGTGGGAAAAATCCAGCTTTTTCCATGTGCACACGGCCCTGTTCGAGGCCCCCCGGTTCAAGGCCGCCGATAAGAACCCTGAGGTGGCGGGTTCGTTCATCCACCTGTTCGGCTACGAATCCTATGAAGAACTCATCGCCCATCAGGATGCCATCAAGCGAGGCGAATTGAGGGATTCCGGGTTCAACAGCTGCTTCCCGACACTCCATGATCCCTCCCAGGCCCCTCCGGGGAAACACACGGGTCTCATTTCCTGCCATGCCCCCTACCATTTGGCCGACGGCGGAGCGGACCGGTGGTACGACATCCGGGACGAAATCGCAGAGCGTTGCCTCGCCAAGCTCCGGCAGTACGTCCCGAACGTGAACGAAGAGACTATCATGTGGCGTTACATTACCACCCCGAAGGATATCCACAACAAGTTCGTGGATATGCGGGAAGGTTCCTACAAGCAGGGGGCCTACCTTCCCCTCCAGATGGGATACCTCAGGCCCAATGAGCACTGCGCGGAATATGCCACGCCGATCAAGGACCTCTACATTTGCGGATCCTGCACCTACCCGGGAGGGACAGTGCTGCTGGCCAACGGTTACAACGCCGCCAACCGAATCGCCGAGGACTACGGCATCGAGAAGTGGTGGAAAAAGCCGGAATCCATCATCCGGGCCGAGGAACTCGGCCTGCTTTAG
- a CDS encoding LysR family transcriptional regulator, translated as MQINLNQLRAFYLAARERSITRAADILCITQPAVTMQVKSLEQALDIKLFRKYGKDLRLTEVGHVLFDYVEKIFEIVDEMEFVLKRYSDLSRGSLVLGTTRSFARHLMPRLLSRFQERYPGVKISLKVGSSQEIADGLMAFEYDLGIIGRLPHSDKLKVIPYTREEFCLITPPQHRFAGMKSVSLKDLKDEPIIIRENGSGSRYAMLSLLETHGITPSVLVEAGSVEFIKEYVIKGKGVSFLYKPEVEKEAMQGLLHCVCLKEGPIYIQTDIVYPKDVNLSPPPRPSWNWPGKKMLEDLPVMALANKGSSF; from the coding sequence ATGCAAATCAATCTCAATCAACTCAGGGCATTCTACCTTGCGGCAAGGGAAAGGAGCATCACCCGGGCCGCGGATATCCTCTGTATCACCCAGCCTGCAGTCACCATGCAGGTCAAATCCCTTGAGCAGGCCCTCGATATCAAGCTTTTCAGGAAATACGGGAAGGATCTCCGGCTGACCGAGGTCGGGCACGTCCTTTTCGATTATGTCGAGAAGATCTTCGAGATCGTGGATGAGATGGAATTCGTCCTGAAGCGTTACTCCGACCTGTCCAGGGGATCCCTCGTCCTGGGAACGACCCGAAGCTTTGCCCGACACCTTATGCCCCGTCTTCTCTCGAGGTTCCAGGAACGCTATCCCGGCGTCAAGATTTCGCTCAAGGTGGGAAGCAGTCAAGAAATAGCCGACGGCCTCATGGCCTTTGAATATGATCTGGGCATCATCGGCCGCCTCCCTCACAGCGACAAGCTCAAGGTCATCCCCTATACCCGGGAGGAGTTCTGTCTGATCACGCCACCGCAACATCGGTTCGCCGGGATGAAGTCCGTCTCCCTCAAAGACCTGAAGGACGAGCCGATCATCATCCGGGAAAATGGCTCCGGTTCACGGTACGCCATGCTTTCACTTCTTGAAACCCACGGTATCACGCCATCAGTGCTTGTTGAGGCGGGTAGTGTGGAATTCATCAAGGAATACGTCATCAAGGGGAAGGGCGTCTCTTTTCTATACAAACCGGAAGTTGAGAAGGAGGCAATGCAAGGACTGCTCCATTGCGTGTGCCTTAAGGAGGGTCCCATTTACATCCAGACCGATATCGTCTATCCCAAGGATGTAAACCTCTCCCCCCCGCCCAGGCCTTCCTGGAACTGGCCAGGGAAAAAGATGCTTGAAGATCTTCCCGTCATGGCCCTTGCCAACAAAGGAAGTAGTTTTTAA